One window from the genome of Musa acuminata AAA Group cultivar baxijiao chromosome BXJ1-4, Cavendish_Baxijiao_AAA, whole genome shotgun sequence encodes:
- the LOC135652337 gene encoding UPF0496 protein 4-like, whose translation MSRPHDGQRIFFPFGNPFQIISPKRSSQSLKIRELLFSFEQGLAENLKKLKPKDAADVLTLSWMSLAMEFLSDAHNSIRTFINELQLPVSDWDEKWISIYLDSSVKLLDVCIALISELSRLDQGQLLLQYVLHLVDISASYPSSEQLVRAHSYLHEWIKHISKSPKLDNFAVVVESLHQGTLDLPKVKSSKGKALTRALYGVKVMTIFICGIFSASLSGCSRASIDLHVSADFLWFEAFSDLQAIVNDKIERKVVGGKVVLFKEIEAVKICASRLHDLANHVSCKEEPVQDTSGINREDEVPAPGKNTDFERWRLQDCVTNLDGAVKKLGHELGSLSNQANDFFEIILRGRDALLCNLRASAVTHDSSINDIRS comes from the coding sequence ATGAGTCGACCGCATGATGGACAGCGGATTTTCTTTCCCTTTGGAAATCCTTTTCAGATTATTTCCCCCAAAAGATCTTCTCAATCGCTGAAGATTCGTGAATTATTGTTTTCGTTCGAGCAAGGTCTGGCAGAAAACTTGAAAAAGCTCAAGCCTAAGGATGCCGCTGATGTTCTTACTCTATCTTGGATGAGTCTTGCTATGGAGTTCTTATCAGATGCTCATAATAGCATAAGAACTTTCATTAATGAGCTTCAGTTACCTGTTTCTGACTGGGATGAGAAATGGATCAGCATATATTTGGACAGCAGTGTGAAATTGCTTGATGTTTGCATTGCATTAATCTCCGAGCTGTCCAGATTGGATCAAGGCCAACTTCTGCTTCAGTATGTGCTGCATCTAGTGGACATCTCGGCTAGTTATCCTTCGTCTGAACAGCTTGTACGAGCTCATTCATATCTTCATGAATGGATCAAACACATCTCTAAGAGCCCTAAACTAGACAACTTTGCTGTCGTCGTAGAGAGTCTTCATCAAGGAACTCTTGATCTCCCTAAGGTCAAGAGCTCCAAAGGGAAGGCACTGACGAGAGCCTTATACGGAGTTAAGGTCATGACTATATTTATTTGTGGCATCTTTTCAGCATCACTCTCAGGTTGCTCAAGAGCATCGATAGACCTGCATGTTTCTGCTGATTTCCTTTGGTTTGAGGCCTTCAGTGACTTGCAAGCTATTGTGAATGATAAAATAGAGAGAAAAGTTGTCGGTGGGAAGGTGGTACTGTTCAAAGAGATAGAAGCagtcaaaatatgtgcttcacggTTACATGATTTGGCCAACCATGTCAGCTGCAAGGAAGAACCTGTGCAAGATACAAGTGGCATTAATCGTGAAGATGAAGTGCCTGCACCAGGGAAGAACACTGATTTTGAAAGATGGAGGTTGCAAGACTGTGTTACCAATTTGGACGGCGCAGTAAAGAAGCTTGGCCATGAGCTAGGTTCTCTCTCAAATCAAGCCAATGACTTCTTCGAAATTATTTTAAGGGGACGTGATGCTCTGCTTTGCAATCTTAGAGCGTCCGCTGTAACACATGACAGTAGTATTAATGACATCAGGTCATGA